The proteins below are encoded in one region of Segatella copri:
- a CDS encoding site-specific integrase has product MRSTFKTVFYVNGSKERNGIVPIMGRVTINGTIAQFSCKLSVTKAIWDAKGNRAKGRSKEANEVNFALDNIKAQIAKHYQRLSDREAFVTAEMVRNAYQGIGTEYETLLRAFDKENAAFAQRVGKDRAVRTYRKYLTVRKYVAEFIKFQYKRSDMSMNELTEEFIRDFCLYLKNVIGLTQSTIWIYSIPLKHIVTAAHYNGKIQRNPFAMYHVDPDHKEREFLTEEELDIFAGIELENPNFAFARDLFMFGCWTGISFVDIKNLTEDNVAIISGSPWIVSQRQKTGVPFKIKLIDAAIQIIERYKPLRKDMHLFNIGSLDMVNKRIKKVAKMCGIKKRISFHVSRHSFAVLALNYGMPIESVSKILGHTDIATTQIYAKVTSTKLEHDISAFESRIKGHMPTMGGMA; this is encoded by the coding sequence ATGAGAAGTACATTCAAGACAGTCTTCTATGTAAACGGAAGCAAGGAGAGAAACGGAATTGTCCCTATCATGGGACGTGTGACAATCAACGGAACTATCGCACAGTTCAGTTGCAAGCTGAGCGTGACCAAGGCGATATGGGATGCCAAGGGCAACAGAGCCAAAGGCAGAAGCAAGGAAGCCAATGAGGTGAACTTTGCGCTTGATAACATCAAGGCTCAAATCGCTAAGCATTACCAACGGCTTTCCGACCGTGAGGCGTTCGTTACCGCTGAAATGGTGAGAAACGCATATCAAGGCATAGGTACGGAGTATGAGACATTACTCAGAGCTTTTGACAAGGAGAACGCAGCCTTTGCCCAACGCGTGGGAAAAGACCGAGCTGTCCGAACCTACCGCAAGTATCTGACGGTAAGAAAGTACGTTGCCGAGTTCATCAAATTTCAGTACAAGCGCAGCGATATGTCCATGAATGAGCTTACCGAGGAGTTCATCCGTGATTTTTGTCTGTATTTGAAGAATGTCATTGGACTCACGCAATCTACCATTTGGATATACTCCATACCATTGAAGCATATCGTCACGGCAGCACACTACAACGGCAAGATACAGAGAAATCCGTTTGCCATGTACCACGTTGACCCAGACCACAAGGAGCGTGAGTTCTTGACAGAGGAAGAATTGGACATATTTGCAGGAATAGAGTTGGAAAATCCCAACTTTGCTTTTGCGAGAGACTTGTTTATGTTTGGTTGTTGGACAGGTATCTCTTTCGTTGACATCAAGAATCTTACAGAGGACAATGTTGCCATTATAAGTGGGTCTCCATGGATAGTTTCTCAGCGTCAAAAGACAGGCGTACCATTCAAAATTAAACTGATAGATGCAGCCATACAGATAATTGAACGTTACAAGCCATTGAGAAAAGATATGCACTTGTTTAATATTGGCTCACTTGACATGGTAAACAAGCGTATAAAGAAAGTGGCAAAAATGTGTGGCATCAAGAAGCGAATTTCATTTCATGTCTCCCGGCATTCGTTCGCAGTTTTGGCTTTAAACTACGGTATGCCGATAGAGAGTGTAAGCAAGATACTGGGACATACGGACATCGCCACAACACAAATTTACGCAAAGGTGACAAGTACTAAATTGGAGCATGACATATCAGCTTTTGAAAGTCGAATCAAGGGGCATATGCCGACAATGGGGGGAATGGCATGA
- a CDS encoding MgtC/SapB family protein — MDATYIDLTIRLSLALLLGGAIGIEREYRAKEAGFRTHFLVALGSALFCVVSQYGFGIDLKDSSRVAAQVVSGIGFLGAGTIIFQKNVVRGLTTAAGLWVTAAIGLACGTGMYVAAAITTAMVLLGLEVLNYWIPQLGTTTIDLTFTAPSRESVKEFIRQIKQKGLEVHSYELKERRYSKEEFLEANIEIKAKRDFHTMEILDYMNEFSDVTISTIR; from the coding sequence ATGGATGCAACCTATATTGATCTTACCATTCGTCTGTCTCTCGCCCTGCTTTTAGGAGGTGCGATAGGCATTGAGCGAGAATATCGTGCCAAGGAGGCAGGTTTCCGTACTCACTTTCTCGTGGCATTGGGAAGTGCGCTTTTCTGTGTCGTTTCCCAGTATGGATTCGGAATTGACTTAAAGGATTCTTCGCGTGTGGCTGCGCAGGTGGTTTCGGGCATTGGATTTCTGGGCGCCGGAACGATTATCTTCCAGAAGAACGTGGTGAGAGGATTGACTACTGCTGCAGGCTTGTGGGTGACGGCAGCCATCGGTCTGGCGTGCGGTACGGGAATGTATGTGGCTGCAGCTATTACCACGGCGATGGTGTTGCTGGGACTGGAAGTATTGAACTACTGGATTCCACAGTTGGGAACAACTACCATCGACTTGACCTTCACCGCGCCATCTCGTGAAAGCGTGAAGGAATTTATCAGGCAAATCAAGCAGAAAGGTCTGGAAGTTCATTCCTATGAGTTGAAAGAGCGCCGCTACTCGAAGGAGGAATTCCTGGAAGCGAACATAGAAATCAAGGCGAAGCGCGATTTCCACACCATGGAGATTCTTGATTACATGAACGAGTTCTCAGATGTCACGATTTCAACGATAAGATAA
- a CDS encoding IS110 family transposase, which yields MDKELYIGVDVSKQTLDLAYYDGESIDWKKAHIKVSNNNAGFKKIGSWVAKVSKGFDIVLFCMEYTGLYTQNFRLWLEEKHYIYRMVEPRKMHRFEPDLDDGLRSLDRIKTDELDSFRIAIYCEQNHRKILRNPSKLPSPVYFKLKRLLAERKQTVKQSVLYKQQLHDICAYDTDLSVERKNGQLKTLNDALKGIDNEIDMYIKEDADISKNFSLLTSIPGIGRVVALETIVLTENFMAIDNPRKYACYIGVAPFKKESGTSVRKGSSVSKKGFKQAKADLSIACLVCMQHIPNIRDYWERKRKEKCSGIVFNAIKFKMILRMFAVIKRGTPYVETDNYRNGKNKQPGVN from the coding sequence ATGGATAAAGAACTTTACATAGGCGTGGATGTCTCAAAGCAGACTCTCGACCTTGCTTATTATGACGGAGAAAGCATTGATTGGAAGAAAGCCCATATAAAGGTGAGCAACAACAATGCAGGTTTCAAGAAAATTGGTTCATGGGTGGCAAAGGTAAGCAAGGGGTTTGATATAGTCTTGTTCTGTATGGAATATACAGGACTTTACACCCAAAACTTTAGACTGTGGTTGGAAGAGAAACATTATATTTATAGGATGGTGGAACCTCGCAAGATGCATCGCTTTGAGCCAGACTTGGATGATGGACTGCGTTCGCTCGACCGCATCAAGACTGACGAGCTTGATTCTTTCCGCATAGCCATTTACTGTGAGCAGAACCACAGAAAGATTCTTCGCAACCCATCAAAACTTCCTTCTCCTGTATATTTTAAGTTGAAGAGGCTTTTGGCGGAACGCAAGCAGACAGTCAAGCAGTCAGTCCTTTACAAGCAGCAGCTTCATGATATATGTGCGTATGACACAGATTTGTCTGTGGAACGTAAGAATGGGCAACTTAAAACGCTCAATGATGCACTTAAAGGCATAGACAATGAAATTGACATGTACATAAAAGAAGATGCGGACATCAGCAAGAACTTTTCCCTGCTGACATCAATACCTGGTATTGGGCGTGTTGTCGCACTTGAAACCATTGTCTTGACCGAAAACTTCATGGCAATAGATAACCCACGTAAATACGCTTGCTATATTGGTGTCGCTCCTTTCAAGAAAGAATCTGGTACATCTGTGAGAAAAGGCTCGTCAGTCTCTAAGAAAGGTTTTAAACAGGCAAAGGCAGATTTGTCCATTGCCTGTTTGGTTTGCATGCAGCACATTCCGAACATCAGAGATTACTGGGAACGCAAGAGAAAGGAGAAATGCAGTGGAATAGTGTTTAATGCAATCAAGTTTAAGATGATACTCCGTATGTTTGCCGTTATAAAACGAGGTACTCCGTATGTGGAGACGGACAATTATCGAAATGGGAAAAACAAGCAACCAGGAGTGAACTAA